A region of Lepeophtheirus salmonis chromosome 13, UVic_Lsal_1.4, whole genome shotgun sequence DNA encodes the following proteins:
- the LOC121128771 gene encoding uncharacterized protein has translation MWILFRHTSRRNFIKDVHKAIGYIAPFDEEETKVILSRINQSKSPEDLNQFLSKPRSVLLFEEMNQMGQIQKIESLLDLKKFDTKIIENMSKKILKSFSSTIHKNESKENKKFAHTSKSIKDASVYKKFIYPLFNEASAGSSFVTFRVYPDSVAFVHFDRIQRKVLDIKSIPLKLNILEKKFQFEIHEVHDQMKSIVNEIPKTSFFIQEKSAPITSKNSSIPFRVALHTLNTIFMTLLYEIHFYSSPNNEYFSMVHKHDFVYNVKPSLVNNLFNLKIGSERISGSSKIQYHLRDNPSSPFYLDIDDGLWHNRFEQKSSMQQEKISQIILLTSAFDYVHKFSH, from the exons atgtgGATTCTCTTTAGACACACAAGTCGCAGAAATTTTATAAAGGATGTTCACAAAGCTATTGgttatat CGCCCCTTTTGATGAAGAAGAAACCAAAGTCATTTTGTCGCGAATTAATCAATCCAAATCCCCGGAAGATCTTAATCAATTCCTTTCTAAGCCTCGTTCCGttctattatttgaagaaatgaaTCAAATGggacaaatacaaaaaattgagtCCTTGCTTGACTTGAagaaatttgatacaaaaatcattGAGAACATGtccaaaaagattttgaaatcctTCTCCTCTACCATTCACAAAAATGAGAGTaaggaaaataagaaattcGCTCATACGTCAAAGTCAATCAAAGACGcatctgtttataaaaaatttatttatccattgTTTAATGAGGCTTCGGCTGGATCATCATTCGTGACTTTTAGAGTGTATCCTGATTCTGTTGCTTTTGTACATTTCGACCGTATTCAACGCAAGGTTTTAGATATAAAATCGATTCCATTAAAACTCaacatattagaaaaaaaatttcaatttgaaattcaTGAAGTACACGATCAAATGAAGTCCATTGTTAACGAAATCCCAAAA acttccttttttatacaagaaaaatcGGCGCCCATTACATCTAAAAATAGTTCCATCCCATTTCGAGTTGCTCTACATActttgaatacaatttttatgaCTCTTCtttatgaaattcatttttacagtAGTCCAAAT AATGAATACTTCAGTATGGTCCATAAACACGATTTCGTTTATAACGTCAAACCTAGCCTCGTCAACAATCTATTTAATCTTAAAATAGGATCTGAAAGAATATCTGGTTCCTCCAAAATTCAATATCATTTAAGAGACAATCCGAG TTCTCCGTTCTATTTGGACATTGATGATGGTCTCTGGCACAATAggtttgaacaaaaatcatcaatgcaacaagaaaaaatatcacaaattattttgCTAACATCAGCGTTTGATTATGTACACAAATTCTCTCATTAA
- the LOC121128769 gene encoding thioredoxin reductase 1, cytoplasmic isoform X1 has product MLIGRLLLRRSLYEIGCRSLSNVKSFPVLVNNRSYKRLFSGVKTTKGGWRAIPPSKMAPIQLKFGSSKEEIQSTIKQVIDGNVVTIFSKTTCPFCVKVKKLFDSLKVNYLTIELDLLENGSAIQQSLADKTGQRTVPNVFINGDHLGGADDTLKAASEERLLPMIKADKHNYDYDLVVIGGGSGGLSASKEAAKLGKKVAVCDFVKPSPQGTKWGLGGTCVNAGCIPKKLMHQTALLGEAMKDASEFGWDVPKSSNLKWMDMVSAIQNHIGSLNWGYRVQLRKENVTYLNAYASFKDQHTLNLVDKKGESKSVSAQNFIIATGGRPNYPKIPGAKEYGITSDDIFSLSFSPGKTLFVGASYIALECAGFAKGIGIDSSIMVRSILLRGFDQQIANMIGKNMEDHGIKFIRECVPTSLEQLEAPVPGEKAGLVKVCGKYNDGTAFEDTFNTVCFAIGRTAETSKIGLENIGVKLNPSNNKVIHDKYECTNIPNVYAIGDVLDGKPELTPMAIQSGKLLARRMFGVSDTLTDYVNVPTTVFTPLEYGNIGLSEEDAFAQYGAENIETYHSNFWPLEWTIAHRPENDCYAKLICLKTENERVVGFHYLGPNAGEVTQGFALGFRLGATKADYDSIIGIHPTTAENFTTLKITKSSGQDASASGC; this is encoded by the exons ATGTTGATTGGAAGATTACTTCTGCGACGTAGTTTGTACGAAATAGGGTGTCGCTCCTTATCCAATGTGAAGTCTTTCCCtg tGCTGGTCAACAATAGAAGTTACAAACGTTTATTTTCGGGAGTCAAAACAACTAAAGGAGGTTGGAGAGCTATTCCGCCATCCAAAATGGCCCCAATACAACTCAAATTTGGATCTAGTAAAGAAGAAATTCAGAGTACTATCAAACAAGTTATTGACGGCAATGTTGTGACGATATTTTCTAAGACTACATGTCCATTTTGTGTCAAA GTGAAGAAACTTTTTGATTCTCTCAAAGTCAACTATTTAACGATTGAATTGGATTTATTAG agAACGGAAGTGCGATTCAACAGAGCTTGGCTGATAAAACAGGACAAAGAACTGTTCCCAATGTCTTTATCAATGGAGATCATCTGGGCGGAGCCGATGATACACTCAAAGCTGCTTCAGAAGAGCGCTTGTTACCAATGATAAAAGCTGATaaacataattatgattatgatCTGGTTGTAATTGGCGGGGGATCCGGAGGGTTATCTGCATCTAAG gAAGCTGCTAAACTAGGTAAAAAAGTAGCTGTATGTGATTTTGTCAAGCCTTCTCCTCAGGGAACAAAATGGGGACTGGGGGGTACTTGTGTCAATGCAGGATGCATTCCAAAGAAGCTCATGCATCAAACTGCTCTGCTTGGGGAAGCCATGAAGGATGCTAGTGAATTTGGTTGGGATGTACCGAAGTCCTCTAATTTGAA atggATGGATATGGTCTCAGCTATTCAAAATCATATCGGATCTCTCAACTGGGGATATCGTGTACAACTTAGAAAGGAAAACGTCACTTATTTGAATGCCTATGCATCTTTTAAGGATCAACATACGCTTAATCTTGTCGATAAAAAAGGAGAATCAAAAAGTGTTAGCGCCCAGAATTTTATTATTGCGACAGGAGGAAGGCCTAA ctATCCCAAAATTCCTGGAGCCAAAGAATATGGCATAACCTCTGATGACATTTTTAGTTTAAGCTTCTCTCCTGGAAAGACTCTTTTCGTGGGAGCTTCATATATTGCTTTAGAATGTGCTGGGTTTGCAAAAGGAATAGGCATTGATTCTTCCATTATGGTTCGATCCATTCTTTTACGTGGTTTCGATCAACAAATTGCAAATATGATAGGGAAAAACATGGAAGACCATGGTATTAAATTTATCCGCGAATGTGTTCCTACGTCTTTGGAGCAACTCGAAGCTCCTGTTCCGGGTGAAAAAGCTGGTTTG GTGAAGGTCTGCGGAAAGTATAATGATGGTACGGCTTTTGAAGACACATTTAATACAGTTTGCTTTGCAATTGGAAGAACTGCTGAAACTTCAAAGATTGGTCTTGAAAACATAGGGGTTAAATTAAATCCTag taataacAAGGTAATTCATGATAAATATGAATGCACAAATATTCCAAATGTATATGCCATTGGAGACGTGTTAGATGGCAAACCTGAACTAACTCCCATGGCAATTCAATCAGGAAAATTGCTTGCCCGTCGAATGTTTGGAGTTTCAGATACTTTGACTGATTATGTCAACGTACCAACTACTGTTTTTACTCCTCTTGAATATG GTAACATTGGGTTATCTGAAGAGGACGCATTCGCTCAATATGGAGCTGAGAATATAGAGActtatcattcaaatttttggcCACTAGAGTGGACAATAGCCCATCGTCCAGAGAACGATTGCTACGCCAAATTGATTTGTCtaaaaactgaaaatgagaGAGTCGTTGGTTTTCATTATTTAGGACCAAATGCTGGAGAAGTTACGCAAGGATTTGCATTAGGATTCCGTCTTGGAGCCACAAAGGCTGACTATGATTCTATAATTGGAATTCATCCAACCACAGCAGAAAATTttactacattaaaaattacaaagtcTTCTGGCCAAGACGCATCTGCATCAGGTTGCTGA
- the LOC121128769 gene encoding thioredoxin reductase 1, cytoplasmic isoform X2 → MAPIQLKFGSSKEEIQSTIKQVIDGNVVTIFSKTTCPFCVKVKKLFDSLKVNYLTIELDLLENGSAIQQSLADKTGQRTVPNVFINGDHLGGADDTLKAASEERLLPMIKADKHNYDYDLVVIGGGSGGLSASKEAAKLGKKVAVCDFVKPSPQGTKWGLGGTCVNAGCIPKKLMHQTALLGEAMKDASEFGWDVPKSSNLKWMDMVSAIQNHIGSLNWGYRVQLRKENVTYLNAYASFKDQHTLNLVDKKGESKSVSAQNFIIATGGRPNYPKIPGAKEYGITSDDIFSLSFSPGKTLFVGASYIALECAGFAKGIGIDSSIMVRSILLRGFDQQIANMIGKNMEDHGIKFIRECVPTSLEQLEAPVPGEKAGLVKVCGKYNDGTAFEDTFNTVCFAIGRTAETSKIGLENIGVKLNPSNNKVIHDKYECTNIPNVYAIGDVLDGKPELTPMAIQSGKLLARRMFGVSDTLTDYVNVPTTVFTPLEYGNIGLSEEDAFAQYGAENIETYHSNFWPLEWTIAHRPENDCYAKLICLKTENERVVGFHYLGPNAGEVTQGFALGFRLGATKADYDSIIGIHPTTAENFTTLKITKSSGQDASASGC, encoded by the exons ATGGCCCCAATACAACTCAAATTTGGATCTAGTAAAGAAGAAATTCAGAGTACTATCAAACAAGTTATTGACGGCAATGTTGTGACGATATTTTCTAAGACTACATGTCCATTTTGTGTCAAA GTGAAGAAACTTTTTGATTCTCTCAAAGTCAACTATTTAACGATTGAATTGGATTTATTAG agAACGGAAGTGCGATTCAACAGAGCTTGGCTGATAAAACAGGACAAAGAACTGTTCCCAATGTCTTTATCAATGGAGATCATCTGGGCGGAGCCGATGATACACTCAAAGCTGCTTCAGAAGAGCGCTTGTTACCAATGATAAAAGCTGATaaacataattatgattatgatCTGGTTGTAATTGGCGGGGGATCCGGAGGGTTATCTGCATCTAAG gAAGCTGCTAAACTAGGTAAAAAAGTAGCTGTATGTGATTTTGTCAAGCCTTCTCCTCAGGGAACAAAATGGGGACTGGGGGGTACTTGTGTCAATGCAGGATGCATTCCAAAGAAGCTCATGCATCAAACTGCTCTGCTTGGGGAAGCCATGAAGGATGCTAGTGAATTTGGTTGGGATGTACCGAAGTCCTCTAATTTGAA atggATGGATATGGTCTCAGCTATTCAAAATCATATCGGATCTCTCAACTGGGGATATCGTGTACAACTTAGAAAGGAAAACGTCACTTATTTGAATGCCTATGCATCTTTTAAGGATCAACATACGCTTAATCTTGTCGATAAAAAAGGAGAATCAAAAAGTGTTAGCGCCCAGAATTTTATTATTGCGACAGGAGGAAGGCCTAA ctATCCCAAAATTCCTGGAGCCAAAGAATATGGCATAACCTCTGATGACATTTTTAGTTTAAGCTTCTCTCCTGGAAAGACTCTTTTCGTGGGAGCTTCATATATTGCTTTAGAATGTGCTGGGTTTGCAAAAGGAATAGGCATTGATTCTTCCATTATGGTTCGATCCATTCTTTTACGTGGTTTCGATCAACAAATTGCAAATATGATAGGGAAAAACATGGAAGACCATGGTATTAAATTTATCCGCGAATGTGTTCCTACGTCTTTGGAGCAACTCGAAGCTCCTGTTCCGGGTGAAAAAGCTGGTTTG GTGAAGGTCTGCGGAAAGTATAATGATGGTACGGCTTTTGAAGACACATTTAATACAGTTTGCTTTGCAATTGGAAGAACTGCTGAAACTTCAAAGATTGGTCTTGAAAACATAGGGGTTAAATTAAATCCTag taataacAAGGTAATTCATGATAAATATGAATGCACAAATATTCCAAATGTATATGCCATTGGAGACGTGTTAGATGGCAAACCTGAACTAACTCCCATGGCAATTCAATCAGGAAAATTGCTTGCCCGTCGAATGTTTGGAGTTTCAGATACTTTGACTGATTATGTCAACGTACCAACTACTGTTTTTACTCCTCTTGAATATG GTAACATTGGGTTATCTGAAGAGGACGCATTCGCTCAATATGGAGCTGAGAATATAGAGActtatcattcaaatttttggcCACTAGAGTGGACAATAGCCCATCGTCCAGAGAACGATTGCTACGCCAAATTGATTTGTCtaaaaactgaaaatgagaGAGTCGTTGGTTTTCATTATTTAGGACCAAATGCTGGAGAAGTTACGCAAGGATTTGCATTAGGATTCCGTCTTGGAGCCACAAAGGCTGACTATGATTCTATAATTGGAATTCATCCAACCACAGCAGAAAATTttactacattaaaaattacaaagtcTTCTGGCCAAGACGCATCTGCATCAGGTTGCTGA
- the LOC121128769 gene encoding thioredoxin reductase 1, cytoplasmic isoform X4 translates to MGCYHSSLMQNGSAIQQSLADKTGQRTVPNVFINGDHLGGADDTLKAASEERLLPMIKADKHNYDYDLVVIGGGSGGLSASKEAAKLGKKVAVCDFVKPSPQGTKWGLGGTCVNAGCIPKKLMHQTALLGEAMKDASEFGWDVPKSSNLKWMDMVSAIQNHIGSLNWGYRVQLRKENVTYLNAYASFKDQHTLNLVDKKGESKSVSAQNFIIATGGRPNYPKIPGAKEYGITSDDIFSLSFSPGKTLFVGASYIALECAGFAKGIGIDSSIMVRSILLRGFDQQIANMIGKNMEDHGIKFIRECVPTSLEQLEAPVPGEKAGLVKVCGKYNDGTAFEDTFNTVCFAIGRTAETSKIGLENIGVKLNPSNNKVIHDKYECTNIPNVYAIGDVLDGKPELTPMAIQSGKLLARRMFGVSDTLTDYVNVPTTVFTPLEYGNIGLSEEDAFAQYGAENIETYHSNFWPLEWTIAHRPENDCYAKLICLKTENERVVGFHYLGPNAGEVTQGFALGFRLGATKADYDSIIGIHPTTAENFTTLKITKSSGQDASASGC, encoded by the exons ATGGGATGCTATCATTCATCATTGATGC agAACGGAAGTGCGATTCAACAGAGCTTGGCTGATAAAACAGGACAAAGAACTGTTCCCAATGTCTTTATCAATGGAGATCATCTGGGCGGAGCCGATGATACACTCAAAGCTGCTTCAGAAGAGCGCTTGTTACCAATGATAAAAGCTGATaaacataattatgattatgatCTGGTTGTAATTGGCGGGGGATCCGGAGGGTTATCTGCATCTAAG gAAGCTGCTAAACTAGGTAAAAAAGTAGCTGTATGTGATTTTGTCAAGCCTTCTCCTCAGGGAACAAAATGGGGACTGGGGGGTACTTGTGTCAATGCAGGATGCATTCCAAAGAAGCTCATGCATCAAACTGCTCTGCTTGGGGAAGCCATGAAGGATGCTAGTGAATTTGGTTGGGATGTACCGAAGTCCTCTAATTTGAA atggATGGATATGGTCTCAGCTATTCAAAATCATATCGGATCTCTCAACTGGGGATATCGTGTACAACTTAGAAAGGAAAACGTCACTTATTTGAATGCCTATGCATCTTTTAAGGATCAACATACGCTTAATCTTGTCGATAAAAAAGGAGAATCAAAAAGTGTTAGCGCCCAGAATTTTATTATTGCGACAGGAGGAAGGCCTAA ctATCCCAAAATTCCTGGAGCCAAAGAATATGGCATAACCTCTGATGACATTTTTAGTTTAAGCTTCTCTCCTGGAAAGACTCTTTTCGTGGGAGCTTCATATATTGCTTTAGAATGTGCTGGGTTTGCAAAAGGAATAGGCATTGATTCTTCCATTATGGTTCGATCCATTCTTTTACGTGGTTTCGATCAACAAATTGCAAATATGATAGGGAAAAACATGGAAGACCATGGTATTAAATTTATCCGCGAATGTGTTCCTACGTCTTTGGAGCAACTCGAAGCTCCTGTTCCGGGTGAAAAAGCTGGTTTG GTGAAGGTCTGCGGAAAGTATAATGATGGTACGGCTTTTGAAGACACATTTAATACAGTTTGCTTTGCAATTGGAAGAACTGCTGAAACTTCAAAGATTGGTCTTGAAAACATAGGGGTTAAATTAAATCCTag taataacAAGGTAATTCATGATAAATATGAATGCACAAATATTCCAAATGTATATGCCATTGGAGACGTGTTAGATGGCAAACCTGAACTAACTCCCATGGCAATTCAATCAGGAAAATTGCTTGCCCGTCGAATGTTTGGAGTTTCAGATACTTTGACTGATTATGTCAACGTACCAACTACTGTTTTTACTCCTCTTGAATATG GTAACATTGGGTTATCTGAAGAGGACGCATTCGCTCAATATGGAGCTGAGAATATAGAGActtatcattcaaatttttggcCACTAGAGTGGACAATAGCCCATCGTCCAGAGAACGATTGCTACGCCAAATTGATTTGTCtaaaaactgaaaatgagaGAGTCGTTGGTTTTCATTATTTAGGACCAAATGCTGGAGAAGTTACGCAAGGATTTGCATTAGGATTCCGTCTTGGAGCCACAAAGGCTGACTATGATTCTATAATTGGAATTCATCCAACCACAGCAGAAAATTttactacattaaaaattacaaagtcTTCTGGCCAAGACGCATCTGCATCAGGTTGCTGA
- the LOC121128769 gene encoding thioredoxin reductase 1, cytoplasmic isoform X3 produces MKSSLFGTFFTRLKLFFSRSLMNLYKNGSAIQQSLADKTGQRTVPNVFINGDHLGGADDTLKAASEERLLPMIKADKHNYDYDLVVIGGGSGGLSASKEAAKLGKKVAVCDFVKPSPQGTKWGLGGTCVNAGCIPKKLMHQTALLGEAMKDASEFGWDVPKSSNLKWMDMVSAIQNHIGSLNWGYRVQLRKENVTYLNAYASFKDQHTLNLVDKKGESKSVSAQNFIIATGGRPNYPKIPGAKEYGITSDDIFSLSFSPGKTLFVGASYIALECAGFAKGIGIDSSIMVRSILLRGFDQQIANMIGKNMEDHGIKFIRECVPTSLEQLEAPVPGEKAGLVKVCGKYNDGTAFEDTFNTVCFAIGRTAETSKIGLENIGVKLNPSNNKVIHDKYECTNIPNVYAIGDVLDGKPELTPMAIQSGKLLARRMFGVSDTLTDYVNVPTTVFTPLEYGNIGLSEEDAFAQYGAENIETYHSNFWPLEWTIAHRPENDCYAKLICLKTENERVVGFHYLGPNAGEVTQGFALGFRLGATKADYDSIIGIHPTTAENFTTLKITKSSGQDASASGC; encoded by the exons ATGAAATCCTCTCTGTTTGGCACATTTTTCACTcgacttaaattatttttctcaagatCTCTTATGAATTTGTATA agAACGGAAGTGCGATTCAACAGAGCTTGGCTGATAAAACAGGACAAAGAACTGTTCCCAATGTCTTTATCAATGGAGATCATCTGGGCGGAGCCGATGATACACTCAAAGCTGCTTCAGAAGAGCGCTTGTTACCAATGATAAAAGCTGATaaacataattatgattatgatCTGGTTGTAATTGGCGGGGGATCCGGAGGGTTATCTGCATCTAAG gAAGCTGCTAAACTAGGTAAAAAAGTAGCTGTATGTGATTTTGTCAAGCCTTCTCCTCAGGGAACAAAATGGGGACTGGGGGGTACTTGTGTCAATGCAGGATGCATTCCAAAGAAGCTCATGCATCAAACTGCTCTGCTTGGGGAAGCCATGAAGGATGCTAGTGAATTTGGTTGGGATGTACCGAAGTCCTCTAATTTGAA atggATGGATATGGTCTCAGCTATTCAAAATCATATCGGATCTCTCAACTGGGGATATCGTGTACAACTTAGAAAGGAAAACGTCACTTATTTGAATGCCTATGCATCTTTTAAGGATCAACATACGCTTAATCTTGTCGATAAAAAAGGAGAATCAAAAAGTGTTAGCGCCCAGAATTTTATTATTGCGACAGGAGGAAGGCCTAA ctATCCCAAAATTCCTGGAGCCAAAGAATATGGCATAACCTCTGATGACATTTTTAGTTTAAGCTTCTCTCCTGGAAAGACTCTTTTCGTGGGAGCTTCATATATTGCTTTAGAATGTGCTGGGTTTGCAAAAGGAATAGGCATTGATTCTTCCATTATGGTTCGATCCATTCTTTTACGTGGTTTCGATCAACAAATTGCAAATATGATAGGGAAAAACATGGAAGACCATGGTATTAAATTTATCCGCGAATGTGTTCCTACGTCTTTGGAGCAACTCGAAGCTCCTGTTCCGGGTGAAAAAGCTGGTTTG GTGAAGGTCTGCGGAAAGTATAATGATGGTACGGCTTTTGAAGACACATTTAATACAGTTTGCTTTGCAATTGGAAGAACTGCTGAAACTTCAAAGATTGGTCTTGAAAACATAGGGGTTAAATTAAATCCTag taataacAAGGTAATTCATGATAAATATGAATGCACAAATATTCCAAATGTATATGCCATTGGAGACGTGTTAGATGGCAAACCTGAACTAACTCCCATGGCAATTCAATCAGGAAAATTGCTTGCCCGTCGAATGTTTGGAGTTTCAGATACTTTGACTGATTATGTCAACGTACCAACTACTGTTTTTACTCCTCTTGAATATG GTAACATTGGGTTATCTGAAGAGGACGCATTCGCTCAATATGGAGCTGAGAATATAGAGActtatcattcaaatttttggcCACTAGAGTGGACAATAGCCCATCGTCCAGAGAACGATTGCTACGCCAAATTGATTTGTCtaaaaactgaaaatgagaGAGTCGTTGGTTTTCATTATTTAGGACCAAATGCTGGAGAAGTTACGCAAGGATTTGCATTAGGATTCCGTCTTGGAGCCACAAAGGCTGACTATGATTCTATAATTGGAATTCATCCAACCACAGCAGAAAATTttactacattaaaaattacaaagtcTTCTGGCCAAGACGCATCTGCATCAGGTTGCTGA
- the LOC121128770 gene encoding leukocyte elastase inhibitor, whose amino-acid sequence MKFVHSSIIFLLVLFTSGSSSTNNNKSRARQISRSHFYFSIDLYHRLTDLSSNSNSNVLFSPLNAYSTLSLLFLGTLHSSNSSQQLRKGLHLSHMSYVNIHSGFREVLRDFKNGRQLILRNQLFLRQNISLNPLYEKGLFEYYNTKISRFSGSAGAFIEEWFLSQGLGLSSPMNFLSKEGGDLFSGHGLNVFSEWEIPFRAKDTLEQGHFYLPGGERMEIPMMNTRGSFPHGYSVELECRVLEIPFVNKRISLFILLPDRVDLGLYQLEKNLTKENMQLILSKLKTNAINVRLPRFKASSVIQLEEAFKNLGIVDIFSQETSELSLIAPGEDLFVSSILQKSAFEAKESNIKQDDSFDKKSSSFRTNSSSPLIEESLFEVDHPFVFLVWDYYSGMLLLMGRINQPDLL is encoded by the exons atgaaattcgtCCATTCATCCATCATATTCCTCCTTGTTCTCTTCACATCTGGATCCTCCTCaaccaacaacaacaaatcCCGTGCACGTCAAATATCCCGTTCTCATTTCTATTTCTCAATCGACCTATATCATAGACTTACGGATCTCTCATCCAACTCAAACTCCAATGTTCTCTTTAGTCCTCTCAATGCTTATAGTACTCTCTCTCTTCTCTTTCTCGGAACCCTCCATTCCTCCAATAGTTCACAGCAACTCCGTAAGGGCCTGCATCTCTCACACATGTCCTACGTTAACATCCACTCGGGCTTTCGAGAAGTACTCCGTGATTTTAAAAATGGACGGCAGCTCATCCTCAGAAATCAACTATTTCTACGGCAGAATATATCGCTCAATCCTCTCTATGAAAAAGGTCTTTTTGAGTATTATAATACGAAAATTAGTCGTTTTTCTGGGAGCGCTGGTGCGTTTATTGAGGAATGGTTCCTTAGTCAGGGACTCGGACTTTCCTCTCCTATGAATTTCCTCTCCAAGGAAGGGGGTGATTTATTTTCAGGACATGGTCTGAATGTATTCAGTGAGTGGGAGATCCCTTTTAGGGCTAAGGATACACTTGAACAAGGACACTTTTATCTACCAGGAGGTGAAAG GATGGAAATTCCAATGATGAACACTAGGGGCTCCTTTCCTCATGGATACAGTGTTGAACTCGAGTGTCGTGTATTGGAAATCCCTTTCGTAAATAAAAGGATATCCTTATTCATTCTTCTTCCAGATAGGGTAGATTTGGGCCTGTATCAGCTCGAAAAGAATCTGACAAAGGAAAACATGCAGCTTATATTGTCGAAATTAAAA ACTAATGCAATAAATGTGCGTCTACCTCGATTTAAAGCCTCGTCTGTCATTCAACTTGAAGAAGCATTCAAAAACCTTGGAATTGTTGATATTTTCTCTCAGGAAACATCCGAATTAAGTCTCATTGCGCCTGGAGAAGATCTCTTTGTTTCTTCTATACTTCAGAA GTCTGCGTTCGAAGCTAAAGAATCAAACATCAAACAAGACGACAGCTTCGATAAAAAGAGCTCTTCTTTCCGAACAAATTCATCTTCTCCGTTGATAGAGGAATCTCTTTTTGAGGTTGATCatccttttgtatttttagtttgGGATTATTACAGTGGAATGCTTCTTCTAATGGGAAGAATCAATCAACCTGAtttgctttaa